The following proteins come from a genomic window of Nicotiana tomentosiformis chromosome 12, ASM39032v3, whole genome shotgun sequence:
- the LOC104106449 gene encoding 16.9 kDa class I heat shock protein 1-like, with product MASSIGPWVGGGRRRGAADWDMISDPFSYDLWDPFDYGLSGGLSGWGLGGRRGGEDDVSALAHANVDWRETDTAHVFRVDLPGVRKEDLKVQVEDGNTLEISGERVKEEEQVDDKWHRVERRRGKFLRRFRLPKNANADEIKCGLEHGVLTVNVPKKETQVFTRNVRAIDVA from the exons atggcttCATCAATAGGACCATGGGTGGGAGGTGGACGTCGACGAGGAGCTGCAGATTGGGACATGATTAGTGATCCTTTCTCTTATGATTTATGGGACCCTTTTGATTATGGGCTGAGTGGCGGATTGAGTGGCTGGGGGCTCGGCGGCCGTAGAGGCGGTGAAGATGACGTCTCTGCTTTGGCTCATGCTAATGTTGACTGGCGTGAAACCGACACTGCTCATGTTTTTCGTGTCGATCTTCCTG GGGTGAGGAAGGAAGATCTGAAGGTGCAAGTTGAAGATGGGAACACACTTGAGATAAGTGGAGAGAGAGTGAAAGAAGAGGAACAAGTGGACGACAAGTGGCACCGTGTGGAGCGCCGACGAGGGAAATTTTTGAGGAGATTCCGGCTTCCAAAAAATGCAAATGCAGATGAGATCAAGTGTGGGCTTGAACATGGCGTTTTGACTGTAAATGTGCCAAAGAAGGAAACACAGGTGTTTACAAGAAATGTTAGAGCCATAGATGTTGCTTAA